The Streptococcus downei MFe28 DNA window CCTTTTGCTCTATGTATTTGACCAACTGGTCTTTATCGCTGACAAATATGCTCAGAAACTATTTTCAAGTCTCACAAGGAAAGAGTTTTCTGACTATTCCAGCCTACATCAAGCGGTTGAGCTAGAAGGATTTAGCCTATCAGAAGCTCAGCAATTTCATATTCTTATCCTTGAATTTGGCAAAATCTATTTTGCTCGGGGAGCCAGTTTTGAAGAGAGTTTTTTATTTGGAGCAACTTTTGACTTAACTTGAGAGTAAAACTATTGACTTAGCTATAAAAGTTAGCATTAAATATTCGATTAGGAACTTAGCCATCGGGTCAGGTTCTTATTAATTTTACCAAGACGACTTGGTTTGGACGAGGGCGAGTGTAGTGCTATCAAAGCAGTTTGAGCTAGGGTGAGGATTAGTCTCGAATAACTCTTGACCATGGTTTTTAACTAAGTTTAGTGCACTCAACTTAGTTTTGCCAAGCAAAGTCTAGGAGCCGCAAGCTCCTGGGAACAAAACATGATTTTGCTTTATTATGTAAGAGTTTTCTTGATTATTAGCCCCTGCCAATGGCTGGCATTTTATGGTAAAATAGTACCATTAACGTTTTAGACAGGATGAAGATTTTGGCACAGTTATACTATCGCTATGGGACTATGAATTCGGGGAAATCCATTGAGATTCTCAAGGTTGCTTACAACTATGAGGAGCAGGGCAAGCCGGTCGTTCTCCTGACCTCGGCTCTGGATACTCGGGATGGCATCGGCTGGGTTTCCAGTCGGATTGGCCTCAAGCGTCAGGCTAAGCCGATTTCTAGCGATACCGACATTTTTGGTTATATTGAAAATTTGCCAGACAAGCCATTTTGCGTTTTGGTGGATGAATGTCAATTTCTGACCAAGGATAATGTTTTTGATTTAGCCAGAGTAGTTGATGAACTGGATGTCCCTGTCATGGCCTTTGGTCTTAAAAACGATTTCCGCAATCACCTTTTTGAAGGGTCCAGAGAGCTCTTGCTCCTGGCGGATAAAATCGAAGAAATCAAGACCATCTGCCAATACTGTAGCAAGAAGGCCACCATGGTCTTACGCATGAAAGACGGCCAGCCTGTTTACGAGGGCCAGCAGGTCCAAATCGGTGGTAACGAGACCTATGTCTCTGTCTGTCGCAAGCATTATTATCATCCGCAACTAGAAAGTGAGAAGAATCAGGACGAATGAATATCTATGATCAATTACAGGCGGTGGAGGACCGCTACGAGGAGTTGGGCGAATTGCTCAGTGACCCTGATGTGGTCTCTGATACAAAACGCTTTATGCAGCTCTCACGAGAAGAAGCCTCAAGCCGCGAAACTGTGACTGTTTATCGGGAGTACAAGCAGATCCTGCAAGCCATCTCTGATGCAGAAGAGATGATTAAAGAGGCCGGAGGCGACCCCGAATTGGAAGAGATGGCTAAGGAAGAACTCAAGGACTCTAAGATAGCCAAGGAAGACTACGAAGAAAAGATGAAAATCTTGCTTCTGCCTAAGGATCCAAACGACGATAAGAATATCATCCTCGAAATCCGCGGGGCTGCTGGTGGTGATGAAGCCGCCCTATTTGCCGGCGACCTGCTCAATATGTACCAGAAGTATGCCGAAAGTCAGGGCTGGCGTTTCGAAGTCATGGAAGCCTCCTACAATGGAGTTGGCGGCATTAAAGAAGTCGTCGCTATGGTATCTGGTCAATCCGTTTATTCCAAGCTCAAGTATGAATCGGGTGCTCACCGTGTGCAACGGGTTCCTGTCACCGAAAGTCAGGGACGGGTCCACACCTCAACCGCTACGGTTCTGGTCATGCCAGAAGTGGAAGAAGTGGAGTACGACATTGACCCTAAAGACTTGCGAGTCGACATCTACCACGCCTCCGGTGCTGGTGGACAGAACGTCAATAAGGTAGCGACAGCGGTCCGAATGGTCCATATTCCAACCGGTATCAAGGTTGAAATGCAGGAAGAGCGGACCCAGCAGAAGAACCGTGATAAGGCCATGAAGATTATCCGGGCTCGGGTAGCTGACCACTTCGCACAGATTGCTCAAGACGAGCAGGATGCTGAGCGGAAATCCACCATCGGGACGGGTGACCGTTCTGAGCGGATTCGCACTTACAACTTCCCACAAAATCGGGTGACCGACCACCGCATCGGCCTCACCCTGCAAAAGCTGGATACCATCCTCTCTGGCAAAATGGACGAAGTCATTGATGCTCTAGTTCTTTATGACCAAACCAAGAAATTGGAAGAGCTAGCGCAATGACCTATGCCCAGCTTTTTCTACAATACGAATGGGAGCTCGAGAAGGTGGGCGAGGAGCCCGAAAGCCTTACCTTCACCTTTAGAAATCTCAAGGGGCTAGATATGACAGGATTTGTCCTCCTCCTGAGACAAGAAGTATCAGAGGAAGACCAAGCGCTATTGGCTAGGATAGCCCAGCGCCTCCTGGCTCATGAGCCTGCCCAGTATATTCTAGGCTACGAGACCTTTCATGATTTAAAGCTCAAAGTTGACAAACGCATCCTGATTCCAAGACCTGAGACGGCAGAATTGGTCGATTTGATTTTGGCTGAAAATGCTGACGAACAACTTGATTTACTGGACATCGGGACAGGTAGTGGAGCTATTGCCCTAGCCTTGGCCCATGAGCGCCCCACTTGGCGGATTGTGGCCTCCGACATTTCTCAAGAGGCCTTGGATTTGGCTAAGGAAAATGCTCAGGCTAATCAGATTGCTGTAGATTTTTGCCAGTCCGACCTCTTTAGCCAGCTTTCGGTCAGCTATGATATTATCGTCAGCAATCCGCCCTATATTTCAGAGGCGGATAAAGCCGAAGTTGGCCTCAATGTCTTGACTTCTGAGCCTCATCTAGCCCTTTTTGCAGATGAAGAGGGACTGGCTATCTACCGCAAACTTGCGCAACAAGCGGGTAAACACCTCAAAGCTGATGGCAAGATTTATTTGGAAATTGGTTACAAACAAGGCCAGATTGTTTCTCAACTTTTCCGAGAGGCCTTTCCAGATAAACGGGTCCGAGTTTTGCCTGACCAATTTGGTCAAGACAGAATGGTGGTGGTCGATAATGGCTGATTTAGAGGCCCTCAAGGCGACCTTAGCTGAGGGTGGTGCGGTGGTCCTACCGACCGAGACGGTCTATGGTCTCTTTGCCAAGGCCCTAGATGAGTCTGCGGTTAAAAAGGTTTATGCCCTCAAGGGGCGGCCGGCAGACAAGGCCATGAACCTCAATGTGGCCAGCTACCAGGATATTCTGGACTACAGCCAAGACCAACCCAGCTATCTGGAAAAGCTCTATCAGGCATTTTTTCCCGGTCCTCTGACCATTATTCTTAAGGCTAACGACAAGGTCCCTGGTTGGGTCAATGCTGGCCTAGATAGCGTCGGTTTTCGCCTGCCCCAGCACCCTGTCACTCAGGAGTTAATTGCCCAGTTTGGTCCCTTGGTCGGTCCTTCGGCCAATATTTCTGGACAAGCCTCTGGCAAGGTTTTTGCTAATATTATGGCTGATTTTGACCAGAAAGTTACTGGACTGGCTGATGATGGGGCTATTCAGGGTCTGGATTCGACTATATTAGATTTATCTGGAACCAAGCCTAAAATTCTCCGCCAAGGGGCTATCAGTAAAGAAGACTTGCTCGAGGTGGTCCCTGAATTGAAGTACTAGTCTAGGAGGCTTGCAGATGTTAAGGCCATTAGTAATTTCAGATGCCGAGGCCCTTCAAGTTATCAATAAGCTGTCTTTGGGCTATCAATTTCCCTTAGACCGAACCCAGCAACAGCTAGAGAAGCTTTTAGGCGATGCCCACCATATCCTCCTAGGTCTTGAGGATCCAGGCAGTGGTCGTTTGCTAGGCTACGTCCACGCCGAGGTTTTCGATACTCTCTATGCTGAAACTGGTTTGAACGTCCTGGGACTTGCAGTTTTGTCAGACTGGCAAAATCAAGGAATTGGTAAAAAACTGATGAAGGGATTGGAAGAGGAGGCTAAGAAGCATTCTTACAGTTTTATTCGTCTCAATTCAGGTGCTCAACGCAAGTCTGCCCATGCTTTTTATGGAAAAATTGGATACAATGGAGACAAACTCCAGAAACGCTTTATCAAATCTATGAAGTCAATTGATGGATTTTGATAGAGAAAACTTTCCCTAAAACTCTGTCTGGTTGTTTTTATTCCTCGAATTTTTCTGGGATTGCAACCAAGCTAGCAAACGCTGTGAGGGGGGGCAAGGAAATCAACTGATTTCTGTCTCACTCCCAAAAACGCTTTATGAAATTCGTGAGGTAATGTTATGATTTTTGACAAGGAAGATTACAAGGCCTTTGACCCAGAGCTCTGGCAGGCTATTGCTAAAGAAGAAGACCGCCAGCAGAACAACATCGAGTTGATTGCTTCAGAAAATGTGGTCTCTAAGGCTGTGATGGCGGCTCAAGGCTCTGTTTTGACCAACAAATATGCCGAAGGCTACCCTGCCAAGCGCTACTATGGCGGGACCGACATCGTTGATGTGGTTGAAAACCTAGCTATTGAGAGGTCTAAGGAACTCTTTGGCGCTCAATTTGCCAATGTCCAACCCCACTCAGGCTCTCAAGCCAATGCCGCAGCCTATATGGCTCTGATTGAGCCTGGCGATACCGTTATGGGAATGGATTTGTCGGCTGGTGGTCACCTGACCCACGGTTCGCCAGTCTCATTTTCAGGTAAAACCTATAACTTTGTGGCCTACAATGTCAACAAGGACACCGAAGAATTGGACTACGAACAAATCAGGGAGCTAGCGGTCCAAGCCCAGCCTAAATTGATTGTTGCAGGGGCATCTGCCTATTCTCGCACGATTGATTTCGCCAAGTTCCGTGAGATTGCCGATGCAGTTGGTGCCTATCTCATGGTGGATATGGCCCACATTGCTGGTCTGGTCGCTGCTGGTCTCCACCCAAGTCCAGTCCCTTATGCTCATGTAACGACGACAACCACCCACAAGACCCTGCGTGGTCCCCGTGGTGGCCTGATTTTGACCAATGACGAGGCTATCGCTAAGAAGATTAATTCGGCTGTCTTTCCTGGTTTGCAAGGTGGTCCCTTGGAGCATGTCATTGCTGCCAAGGCAGTTGCCCTCAAGGAAGCCTTGGATCCTGCTTTTAAGGACTATGGTCAAAACGTCATCAAGAATGCCAAGGCCATGGCTGACGTCTTTAGCCAGCACCCTGACTTCCATGTCATTTCTGGCGGAACCGACAACCATGTCTTCTTGGTTGATGTGACCAAGGTTGTGGAAAATGGAAAATTGGCCCAAAATATCTTGGAAGGGGTCAATATTACCCTCAATAAGAACAGCATTCCTTTTGAAACCCTGTCCCCATTTAAGACTTCCGGTATTAGGATTGGTAGCCCTGCCATCACCAGTCGGGGTATGGGAGTAGCTGAAAGCACCAAGATTGCTGAGCTCATGATTGAAGCTCTTGAAAATCATGAGGACGAGGCTGCTCTGGAGCGTATTCGCCAAGATGTTAAGACCCTAACCGACTCTTTCCCACTTTATTAAGATGCTAGATTTATATTTAAAGAAAATTATTATTCATCAATTCAGCCCCGACGATACCGAAATTGCCTTCGCTGATAAGCCCCTGACCTTGACACCGAGTCTGGACGACTATTTTCGCAAAAAATTGAGCAAGGTCTTTACGGCCGATGCCAAGCGAGGTCTTTTTGAGCCTGAAAATGACTTCATAGCCAATTTAGGAGATGATTTGCTGGAATCGACGCGCAAGATTGCCCAGCTCTGGAAGGAAGAGTTCGTCATCAGCGAGGATCAAAAGACCAACGACCTGATTTTTATCCAATTCGATAAGGAAGGCCAGGAGTATTTTGCTTTCCTACGGGTTGCTCTCAAGGAAAATCTGGCCCACATTTTGGGTGATGATGAGCAGCCGCTCAAGCTTACCCAGAATAATCTTCCTTCGGCTGCTCAAACACCAGACGAGGCCCTGGTTATCAATCGCCAGACCATGCAGTATTACCTGATTGAAAAGCGAATTAAGCACAATGGTAGCTTCGCTAATTATTTCTCGGAAAATCTGCTCAAGGTCCAGCCCCAACAATCGGTCAATAAATCCATTAAGCAAGTGGAAAAAACCGCCCAGCAGGTGGCCGATAGTTACAATAAGGATGATTTTAATTTCCAATCCAAGATGAAATCAGCCATTTTCAAGAATTTAGAGGAGGAGCAGGAGCTATCTCCAGAAAAGTTGGCTGACCAACTCTTTGATGATAATCTAACGGCCCGCCTGACCTTTGTGGATCAGCTCAAGGAGGTTATGCCTGAGCCGGTTGCAGTAGCCGATGTGGATGTTTCCAGACAGACCAAGAAGCTGAAGAGCCAGAAACTCTCACTCTCTAATGGGATTGAGCTGATTGTCCCCAATGGGATCTACCAGGATGCGGAATCGGTTGAATTTATCCAAAATAATGATGGCACCTATTCCATTCTAATCAAAAATGTCGAGGATATTCAAAACAAATAGTATGTTTAAAAAAATTAGACGCATCATCTTTGTGATTATCGCCTTATTGCTGATATACAAGGGGGTCACCCTTTACCAGTCGGTAAAGCGAGTGCTGGCCTACAGACCTCTGGTCGAGCAGGTCTTGGCTGAAGATGATAACAACACCAATGAGGATTTGGTCCTGGCCGTTATTTACACCGAAACCAAGGGGAAGGATGACGATGTCATGCAGTCCAGCGAAAGTTCGACTGGCAACACCAAGTCCATCAAGGATAATAAGGAAAGCATCAAGCAGGGCACCAAGGTCCTAGCTGAGAATTTGGAAAAGGCCCAAGCAGCCAAAACCGATTCTTGGACGGCTATCCAGGCCTATAATTTCGGTGCCAATTATATTGACTACGTAGCTGACCACGGTGGCAAGAATACCATTCAGCTGGCCAAGGCCTATTCTAAAAACGTGGTCGCCCCTAGCCTGGGCAACAAGACTGGCAAGACCTATTATCATATCAACCCAGTTTCCATTCTTTATGGGGGCGGGAAGCTCTATGTTAATGGGGGTAACCACTATTACGCCAAGCAGGTCCAATTCAGCCTCTTCCTGATTCGCATCATAGAAAAGATTTAAGATGAAAGATTTACTAAAATATTTCCGAGGCTATATCAAGCAAACCTTCCTAGGCCCTCTTTTTAAACTTTTAGAAGCCAGCCTTGAATTGCTGGTTCCAATTATTATAGCTAGGATAGTCGACAAGGCCATTCCTCATAAGGACACTACTCACCTCCTTATGATGATAGGCCTTTTGGTCTGCCTTGCTATTTTTGGGGTTCTGGTCTCTATTACAGCTCAATATTATTCATCCAAAGCAGCAGTAGGCTACACCAAGCAATTGACCAAGGACCTTTATAAGAAAATTATGAAGCTCCCCAAGGAGAGTCGGGATTGCCTAACGACAGCTAGCTTGGTCACTCGTCTTTCCAGCGATACCTACCAGATTCAGACGGGGATTAACCAATTTCTGAGGCTCTTTTTGCGAGCACCTATCATTGTCTTTGGCTCAGTCATTATGGCCTACCTGCTTAGTCCCAAGATTACCATCTGGTTTGCCATCATGGTGGTCCTCCTTTTTCTCTTGATCTATATCATGTCTCGTCTGGTCAATCCTCTCTATCTGGTCATCCGCAAATTGACCGATAAGCTGGTTAGCAAGATCCGTGAGCAGTTGGAAGGGATGCAGGTCATCCGAGCCTTTGGTCAGATTGAGCGGGTCAAGCAGGAGTTTGCAGATCTCAAT harbors:
- a CDS encoding L-threonylcarbamoyladenylate synthase, with product MADLEALKATLAEGGAVVLPTETVYGLFAKALDESAVKKVYALKGRPADKAMNLNVASYQDILDYSQDQPSYLEKLYQAFFPGPLTIILKANDKVPGWVNAGLDSVGFRLPQHPVTQELIAQFGPLVGPSANISGQASGKVFANIMADFDQKVTGLADDGAIQGLDSTILDLSGTKPKILRQGAISKEDLLEVVPELKY
- the prfA gene encoding peptide chain release factor 1 — translated: MNIYDQLQAVEDRYEELGELLSDPDVVSDTKRFMQLSREEASSRETVTVYREYKQILQAISDAEEMIKEAGGDPELEEMAKEELKDSKIAKEDYEEKMKILLLPKDPNDDKNIILEIRGAAGGDEAALFAGDLLNMYQKYAESQGWRFEVMEASYNGVGGIKEVVAMVSGQSVYSKLKYESGAHRVQRVPVTESQGRVHTSTATVLVMPEVEEVEYDIDPKDLRVDIYHASGAGGQNVNKVATAVRMVHIPTGIKVEMQEERTQQKNRDKAMKIIRARVADHFAQIAQDEQDAERKSTIGTGDRSERIRTYNFPQNRVTDHRIGLTLQKLDTILSGKMDEVIDALVLYDQTKKLEELAQ
- a CDS encoding thymidine kinase — encoded protein: MAQLYYRYGTMNSGKSIEILKVAYNYEEQGKPVVLLTSALDTRDGIGWVSSRIGLKRQAKPISSDTDIFGYIENLPDKPFCVLVDECQFLTKDNVFDLARVVDELDVPVMAFGLKNDFRNHLFEGSRELLLLADKIEEIKTICQYCSKKATMVLRMKDGQPVYEGQQVQIGGNETYVSVCRKHYYHPQLESEKNQDE
- a CDS encoding nucleoid-associated protein, translating into MLDLYLKKIIIHQFSPDDTEIAFADKPLTLTPSLDDYFRKKLSKVFTADAKRGLFEPENDFIANLGDDLLESTRKIAQLWKEEFVISEDQKTNDLIFIQFDKEGQEYFAFLRVALKENLAHILGDDEQPLKLTQNNLPSAAQTPDEALVINRQTMQYYLIEKRIKHNGSFANYFSENLLKVQPQQSVNKSIKQVEKTAQQVADSYNKDDFNFQSKMKSAIFKNLEEEQELSPEKLADQLFDDNLTARLTFVDQLKEVMPEPVAVADVDVSRQTKKLKSQKLSLSNGIELIVPNGIYQDAESVEFIQNNDGTYSILIKNVEDIQNK
- the prmC gene encoding peptide chain release factor N(5)-glutamine methyltransferase; translated protein: MTYAQLFLQYEWELEKVGEEPESLTFTFRNLKGLDMTGFVLLLRQEVSEEDQALLARIAQRLLAHEPAQYILGYETFHDLKLKVDKRILIPRPETAELVDLILAENADEQLDLLDIGTGSGAIALALAHERPTWRIVASDISQEALDLAKENAQANQIAVDFCQSDLFSQLSVSYDIIVSNPPYISEADKAEVGLNVLTSEPHLALFADEEGLAIYRKLAQQAGKHLKADGKIYLEIGYKQGQIVSQLFREAFPDKRVRVLPDQFGQDRMVVVDNG
- a CDS encoding GNAT family N-acetyltransferase, giving the protein MLRPLVISDAEALQVINKLSLGYQFPLDRTQQQLEKLLGDAHHILLGLEDPGSGRLLGYVHAEVFDTLYAETGLNVLGLAVLSDWQNQGIGKKLMKGLEEEAKKHSYSFIRLNSGAQRKSAHAFYGKIGYNGDKLQKRFIKSMKSIDGF
- the glyA gene encoding serine hydroxymethyltransferase; this encodes MIFDKEDYKAFDPELWQAIAKEEDRQQNNIELIASENVVSKAVMAAQGSVLTNKYAEGYPAKRYYGGTDIVDVVENLAIERSKELFGAQFANVQPHSGSQANAAAYMALIEPGDTVMGMDLSAGGHLTHGSPVSFSGKTYNFVAYNVNKDTEELDYEQIRELAVQAQPKLIVAGASAYSRTIDFAKFREIADAVGAYLMVDMAHIAGLVAAGLHPSPVPYAHVTTTTTHKTLRGPRGGLILTNDEAIAKKINSAVFPGLQGGPLEHVIAAKAVALKEALDPAFKDYGQNVIKNAKAMADVFSQHPDFHVISGGTDNHVFLVDVTKVVENGKLAQNILEGVNITLNKNSIPFETLSPFKTSGIRIGSPAITSRGMGVAESTKIAELMIEALENHEDEAALERIRQDVKTLTDSFPLY
- a CDS encoding lysozyme family protein; this encodes MFKKIRRIIFVIIALLLIYKGVTLYQSVKRVLAYRPLVEQVLAEDDNNTNEDLVLAVIYTETKGKDDDVMQSSESSTGNTKSIKDNKESIKQGTKVLAENLEKAQAAKTDSWTAIQAYNFGANYIDYVADHGGKNTIQLAKAYSKNVVAPSLGNKTGKTYYHINPVSILYGGGKLYVNGGNHYYAKQVQFSLFLIRIIEKI